TCCTTTCATTGGCTCTCGCCATGGGTGCCTGCGGAGCTGCATTTCGCCTGGTCAACGCACTCTTTATCCGGCCTCTGCCGATCACCAATCCATCGCAACTATTCGTTGCACGCTTTGACGGCGTCACCTTTCAGGGAGAGCCGGCGCATTGGGACAGCACATCGTATGTGCACATGATCAACATGCGTGCCGCGGTGAAAGGGCAAGCTGAGGTGATGGGGGTCGAGTACGCTCAGCGCTATGACCTAACCTATGGCTCAGACCAGGCGATGGAAAGAGCGACGCTACAACACATCTCCGGCTGGCTTTTTCCGTCGTTCGGCGTAAAGCCCGCGCTAGGCCGCCTCTTCACGGAAGATGACGACAGATACAAGAGCTCAAAACCCTACGCAGTCATCTCCTACCAGTACTGGAAAAACCGCTTCGGGCGGGATCCCAATGTGCTAGGCCGCTCGTTCCGGATCAACAACGATTTGTTCCAGATCATCGGTGTTTGCGAAGAGAAATTCACGGGAACAGAGCCCGGGATGATTCCCGACGTTTACCTGCCCGTGACAGCGCAAGGCAATCTGGATGATGTCGGCAACGGCTGGCTGCGAATACTCGTCCAGCTCAAACCCGGTGCAAACATCGATGCAGTCCGTGACAGGATGTATGCCGTTTACCGCACGGTAGAACAGGAGCGCGCCAAACACTGGACCAATCTTCCCAAGGAGTTTTTGGCCGGATATCCAAGAGAGAAGATCGTAATGCAGTCTGCTGGCTCGGGTGTATCCGAGCTTCAGAGCGAATACCGCACCGCGCTCATCGCTTTATCCGCGTTGATAGTGCTGGTATTACTCATTGCCTGTGCGAACGTAGGCAATCTGATGAGCGCACAGGCCGTATCGCGCGCAAAAGAGTTCGCACTCCGCATCTCGCTTGGAGCTGGGAGATGGCGGCTGGCGAGAATGGTGGCCGTCGAGAGCGCAATGCTTGCTATCGCCTCCGCTGTGCTGGGCACAGCCTTCGCGGCGTGGGCAGCGCCATTTGTGATACGCGAGATCGGTACCCGGGACCAACCCGTACAGCTGATCATGACAGCCGACTGGCGAACTATCGGATTCGGCTTGGTGCTCACGCTCTTTGTAACGCTGATCTTCGGCTTGCCGTCAGCATTGTCAGTCTCTTCCTTAAAACCGTTGAGCGCTTTGAAAGGAAGCGAAAATGTACACACAGGGCGCTTGCGGATGCATCTCTCCATAGCCGCGCAGACCGCGCTCTGTTTTGTTGTGCTTTTCCTGGCAGGGTTGTTTACCTCGACGCTCGAGCGGCTGACCGGCAAGTCCTTGGGATATGCCCCGGATCGTCTTCTGCTACTTACAGGCACCACACAACACCCACAGCCTCCTTCGGTTTGGAATCAGATAGTCGAACGGCTGCAGTCGGAGCCCGATGTAGAGTCAGCATCGTTGTCATCGTGGCCTCTTCTCAGCGGGCGCACCGAGAACGACCTGGTCTCAACCAATGGCAACCCTCTCGATAAGGTTCCAGCTCGATTTGTCTGGGTTGGTCCCGGCTGGCTAAACACAATGAAAGTCACTCTGCAAGGCGGAAGAGACTTCCGTATCCAGGATGCATCGCCGAAGGTTGCGATCGTGAGCCGGCAGTTTGCCAAACAATATTTCAACGGAGCCAATCCCGTGGGAAAGTTTTTCGAGCTCGCAGCCGTCGTCAACCAGAAGAGAGACAGGATCGAAATTATCGGACTGACCGACGATGTCACTTATAAAGATGCCCATGACTCGATGCTGCCCGTCGTCTTCATGCCCATGCGCCGCGTGGATGAAAAGAACCAGATTCAGCCCGCTGGAGAAGGGATCTTCTCTGTGCGTATGAAAAGCGCAAACCCGCTGGCGCAGGCTTCAGCTTTGCAGCGCGTGATCCAAAGCGAAGAGCCTTCCATTCGTATTAGCAACATCACAACCCAGGAAGATCTGGTGCGCGACCAGCTCATTCGCGAGCGTATGCTGACGGCTCTGGGAGGGTTCTTTGCGATCGTTGCGCTCTTGCTGGCCATGATCGGACTTTATGGGGTGCTCAACTATTCCGTGCAGCAGCGCGAACGG
The Silvibacterium dinghuense DNA segment above includes these coding regions:
- a CDS encoding ADOP family duplicated permease, yielding MSFLSRLVNVFRGERLNREIAEELESHLHEAVEAGRDPQEARRALGNAFQQRQHQETGHDARVLVWLDLLRADILFAWRHLLKHKVVTSAAILSLALAMGACGAAFRLVNALFIRPLPITNPSQLFVARFDGVTFQGEPAHWDSTSYVHMINMRAAVKGQAEVMGVEYAQRYDLTYGSDQAMERATLQHISGWLFPSFGVKPALGRLFTEDDDRYKSSKPYAVISYQYWKNRFGRDPNVLGRSFRINNDLFQIIGVCEEKFTGTEPGMIPDVYLPVTAQGNLDDVGNGWLRILVQLKPGANIDAVRDRMYAVYRTVEQERAKHWTNLPKEFLAGYPREKIVMQSAGSGVSELQSEYRTALIALSALIVLVLLIACANVGNLMSAQAVSRAKEFALRISLGAGRWRLARMVAVESAMLAIASAVLGTAFAAWAAPFVIREIGTRDQPVQLIMTADWRTIGFGLVLTLFVTLIFGLPSALSVSSLKPLSALKGSENVHTGRLRMHLSIAAQTALCFVVLFLAGLFTSTLERLTGKSLGYAPDRLLLLTGTTQHPQPPSVWNQIVERLQSEPDVESASLSSWPLLSGRTENDLVSTNGNPLDKVPARFVWVGPGWLNTMKVTLQGGRDFRIQDASPKVAIVSRQFAKQYFNGANPVGKFFELAAVVNQKRDRIEIIGLTDDVTYKDAHDSMLPVVFMPMRRVDEKNQIQPAGEGIFSVRMKSANPLAQASALQRVIQSEEPSIRISNITTQEDLVRDQLIRERMLTALGGFFAIVALLLAMIGLYGVLNYSVQQREREIGIRIALGATAVNITRIVTAQIFAIAAAGTLIGLGLGEASGKYVQTLLYGVRAGAPSMLLLPAIALLLATALAALPVVLRAIRIDPVTMLRAD